One stretch of Malus domestica chromosome 14, GDT2T_hap1 DNA includes these proteins:
- the LOC139191168 gene encoding uncharacterized protein, protein MTRSSQPVREHILEFDNDLERTLKRKRKQLEFNPPSSSSEFEFEVETETESEEEQDMAVDNRTIKELSASELDNVVPLCIQYLKAVQGKTDEFELKSSLLHHFPKYHELSMEDPNKHLKEFEVVCSSMTPINVDGNILKMKAFPFSLMEKAKDWLFELALGTVTSWESMKKTFLEKFLPTSRVLSRRILSSRQMLNASAGGALVDKTPVAMKILIMNRALNAQQYEGVGGRDHKWQSQVNEVVEGSNVQGTTTCGVCSMQGHLTDQCPQLIESGGWESANAVGYQGQNQPRWQNSSDNLENKANYLVQPLSIQIEVLETAKAITLRSGKEIGTNPKKSKHSQKEDKQLLLEKEEVDKATTREEQPLPQLPKAPIPPNLGKVGSNSIYSKTIPPIVPFPRMFIQSKKEENEKDILETFRKLQVNIPFLDAIKQVPKYAKFLKELCATRRWISNKEMVQVSKNVSAVLQRKLPPKCKDLGELKNDGVIIQLADRSNAYPKGVLEDVLEQAPILELKQLPNHLKYVFLGDKETLLVIVFSTLTALEEEKMVWVLKEHKTAIGWTLANIKGISPTTCMHRILLEEGAKPT, encoded by the exons atgactcgcagttctcaacctgttcgtgagcatatatTGGAATTTGACAATGATCTTGAGCGAACTTTGAAAAGGAAGAGGAAGCAGCTAGAATTcaatccacctagttctagttctgaatttgaatttgaagtTGAAACAGAAACAGAATCGGAAGAGGAACAAGACATGGCTGTTGACAATAGAACAATCAAGGAACTTTCAGCCTCAGAATTGGACAATGTCGTTCccctttgcattcaataccTTAAGGCAGTCCAAGGCAAAACcgatgagtttgaattgaagtctAGTTTGCTACATCACTTTCCCAAATACCATGAGCTGTctatggaagatccaaacaagcatcttaaggaatttgaagtggtgtgctcgagTATGACACCAATTAATGTGGATGGGAATAttctgaagatgaaagcctttccattctctcttatggaaaaggctaaagattggctctTTGAATTAGCACTTGgaactgtcacttcttgggaaagcatgaagaaaACATTCTTAGAGAAATTCTTACCCACTTCAAGAGTCCTTTCCAGGAGAATCCTTTCCAGC AGACAAATGCTTAATGCTTCAGCAGGAGGtgctttggttgacaaaacaccAGTTGCTATGAAGATATTAATTATGAATCGagccttgaatgcacaacaatacgaaggagtTGGAGGAAGAGATCATAAATGGCAAAgtcaagttaatgag GTTGTTGAAGGATCCAATGTGCAAGGTACAACtacttgtggcgtgtgctctatgcaaggacatctcACTGATCAATGTCCTCAATTGATAGAGAGTGgaggatgggaaagtgccaatgcCGTAGGTTATCAAGGCCAAAATCAACCAAG ATGGCAGAATTCATCGGACaatttagagaacaaggcaaactACCTAGTTCAACCATTATCAATCCAAATAGAGGTTTTGGAAACCGCCAAGGCCATCACTTTGAGAAGTGGTAAAGAGATTGGAACCAATCCAAAAAAGTCCAAACATAGCCAAAAAGAGGACAAACAGCTACTGCTCGAAAAAGAAGAGGTAGACAAGGCCACGACAAGGGAAGAGCAACCATTGCCGCAGCTTCCCAAGGCTCCTATACCACCCAACTTAGGTAAGGTTGGTTCGAATTCAATTTATTCTAAAACTATTCCACCAATTGTGCCTTTTCCTCGCATGTTTATTCAATCtaagaaagaagagaatgaaaaGGACATCTTAGAAACCTTCAGGAAGTTACAAGTCAATATCCCATTTCTTGATGCAATAAAGCAAGTTCCAAAGTATGCCAAATTTTTGAAAGAGCTTTGTGCAACAAGGAGATGGATTTCGAATAAGGAAATGGTACAGGTAAGTAAGAATGTCTCTgcagttttgcaaagaaaactgccccctaaatgcaaagatctag gagagcttaaaaatgatggtgttattattcaattagctgatcgttctaatgcatatccgaaaggagttttggaagatgttttggagCAG gcacctattcTTGAGCTTAAACAATTGCCAAATCATTTGAAGTACGTCTTTTTGGGAGATAAAGAGACTTTGCTGGTCATAGTCTTTTCAacactcacggcattagaggagGAAAAAATGGTttgggtgttgaaagagcataaaacagccattggatggactTTGGCCAacattaagggaattagccctacaacatgcatgcatcgcatacttctagaggagggggctaaaccaacttgA